One Helianthus annuus cultivar XRQ/B chromosome 7, HanXRQr2.0-SUNRISE, whole genome shotgun sequence genomic region harbors:
- the LOC110866787 gene encoding calcium-dependent protein kinase 2 → MGNTCCDGRNVLKNERFQSDSAKGWTTKSPEQQPPLSIQYEPLEQTKILEPEKKIEQQSVEPQKMKRVTNSVLQRKTKKLEDLFTLGEKLGHGRFGTVFVCINKGSGERYACKSIEKSKLLTDDDVEDVRREIQIMHLLAEHPNVVSIKGEYEDVVAVHIVMELCAGGELFDRIVTSGHYSERKAAELTRTIVGVVEACHSLGVMHRDLKPENFLLMNDKEDAVLKAIDFGLSVFFKPGESFHHIVGSPYYVAPEVLEKNYGPEVDVWSVGVIVYILLCGVPPFWAETQEEIFEQVQHGDLDLSSSPWLSISDGAKDLVRRMLDRDPKRRLTAHEVLSHPWIEVNDVAPHKPLDSPSRMKQFSSMNKLKKMSIITSSMANMEGNGTIDGGEIVAGTLHNNSEIEKENQLFLACSYFGKAGSVYYNS, encoded by the exons ATGGGGAATACTTGTTGCGATGGAAGAAACGTTTTGAAAAACGAGCGTTTTCAATCGGATTCAGCTAAAGGATGGACAACCAAATCACCTGAACAACAACCACCATTGTCCATCCAATATGAACCACTGGAACAAACGAAGATCCTAGAACCCGAAAAGAAAATAGAACAACAATCAGTTGAACCCCAGAAAATGAAACGCGTTACTAATTCCGTCTTGCAAAGAAAAACTAAAAAATTGGAAGATTTATTTACTTTGGGGGAAAAATTAGGCCATGGGCGGTTCGGTAcagtgtttgtttgtataaacaAAGGTAGTGGTGAACGATACGCATGTAAATCGATTGAAAAAAGCAAGTTATTGACTGATGATGACGTGGAAGATGTGAGACGGGAAATTCAAATAATGCATCTTTTAGCTGAGCATCCTAATGTAGTTTCGATTAAGGGGGAGTATGAAGATGTTGTAGCGGTTCATATTGTTATGGAGTTGTGTGCGGGTGGTGAGCTTTTCGATAGAATTGTTACAAGTGGACATTATTCTGAAAGAAAGGCGGCTGAACTTACGAGAACTATTGTCGGGGTCGTGGAGGCTTGTCATTCTTTGGGTGTTATGCATCGCGATTTAAAGCCCGAGAACTTTTTGCTTATGAATGACAAGGAGGATGCGGTACTTAAAGCTATTGATTTTGGATTGTCGGTTTTCTTTAAGCCAG GTGAATCATTTCATCATATAGTTGGCAGCCCATATTATGTTGCACCAGAAGTATTGGAAAAGAATTATGGGCCCGAAGTGGATGTTTGGAGTGTGGGGGTGATTGTTTACATTTTACTATGTGGGGTTCCTCCGTTTTGGGCTG AAACACAAGAAGAAATATTTGAACAAGTTCAACATGGTGATCTGGATTTGTCATCTAGTCCATGGCTAAGCATTTCTGATGGTGCAAAAGATCTAGTGAGAAGAATGCTCGATCGAGATCCGAAAAGGCGTTTAACTGCACATGAAGTTTTAA GCCATCCCTGGATTGAAGTTAATGATGTTGCTCCACACAAGCCTCTTGACTCTCCGAGTCGCATGAAGCAGTTTTCATCCATGAATAAACTCAAGAAAATGTCCATTATAACATCTTCAATG GCAAATATGGAAGGTAATGGAACAATTGATGGTGGAGAAATCGTGGCTGGAACGTTGCATAATAATAGTGAGATAGAAAAAGAAAATCAATTGTTTCTAGCTTGCTCTTATTTTGGTAAGGCTGGAAGTGTATATTACAACTCATGA